In one Musa acuminata AAA Group cultivar baxijiao chromosome BXJ2-5, Cavendish_Baxijiao_AAA, whole genome shotgun sequence genomic region, the following are encoded:
- the LOC103985649 gene encoding E3 ubiquitin-protein ligase RMA1 encodes MDAHRVAEAPLPTAERRCSDEPRNKCETDAGAQASASACFDCNICLDFAVEPVVTLCGHLYCWPCIYRWLQQADGAAPQQCPVCKAALHHDALVPLYGGGRHGAKKPRPDLELPRRPSPAHPPSPGANEEQRYPETRPYSRRHHQHPNHGWEYTSGATRVIHSTAGGLLGGLVMAVLPWVFRNQEWPGIYYSSPYHMGGDVGSGRLRRQEMELKRSLHQIWLFLVCCAVVCLLLF; translated from the coding sequence ATGGACGCCCACCGGGTAGCCGAAGCGCCACTCCCGACGGCGGAACGCCGTTGCAGTGACGAGCCTCGGAACAAGTGCGAGACGGACGCGGGCGCGCAGGCCTCCGCCAGCGCGTGCTTCGACTGCAACATATGCCTGGACTTCGCGGTGGAGCCGGTCGTCACTCTCTGCGGCCACCTCTACTGCTGGCCATGCATCTACAGGTGGCTGCAGCAGGCGGACGGCGCCGCCCCGCAGCAGTGCCCCGTCTGCAAGGCCGCCCTCCACCATGACGCCCTGGTGCCGCTCTACGGCGGCGGCCGCCACGGCGCCAAGAAGCCCCGCCCGGACCTCGAATTACCGCGCCGCCCATCGCCGGCCCACCCCCCGTCGCCCGGAGCGAACGAGGAACAACGGTACCCGGAGACCCGACCGTATTCTCGCCGTCACCACCAGCACCCTAATCACGGGTGGGAGTACACGTCGGGAGCGACGAGGGTGATCCACTCTACGGCGGGCGGGCTGCTGGGGGGGTTAGTGATGGCGGTGCTCCCGTGGGTGTTCCGGAATCAAGAGTGGCCAGGCATTTACTACTCGAGTCCTTACCACATGGGCGGCGACGTCGGCAGCGGCAGGCTCAGAAGGCAGGAGATGGAGCTGAAACGGTCTCTCCATCAGATTTGGCTCTTCCTTGTGTGCTGTGCCGTTGTGTGCCTGCTCTTATTCTGA
- the LOC135612824 gene encoding pentatricopeptide repeat-containing protein At2g20710, mitochondrial-like, with protein MMKLVCRVCNSGAPMLLRQRWFGSQLVAPAGVLKSTEELPPLPKGWHDCLYNRVAASGDPRRSIVPLLERWVQEGRPVDQSDLREMVKKMRFFRRNFHALEISTWMSDRRYFCLSPGDVADRLDLIKKVHGLEQAESFFGNLPKQLKVYRVHGALLSCYVQDKCVEKAEAFFHQMEEANMLDSFAFNMLMKMYNDIGQLALVDKIFQEMKNKGFAPDIFTYNILIEAYATGANVEGVKKVLGSMKHSEIAASCYTYAIAAKGYVKSGLIDEALVLLEESKKLMPRRKGNDAYGFLILIYSDIGDKSEMYRVWNMYKSSDKVATSMYMCMMGALLKLDDVEGAEAILKEWESVTSFHDFRLPNLLLGAYCTRGLLEKAELLVNKAIESGLAPYASAWDRLASLYFDCGQNLKAVEAMKKALAEGQAPWKPNPDSVMRTLEYMKEQKGVEEAEGIVKLLKRHGPLTQEIYNCLLTIYMWAGKSTTDLLEKMAEDGFRADEDTIKILEEKSEKILPQRTRKKKKNVKQKAIKGTETDCKSAKLAA; from the exons ATGATGAAGCTCGTCTGCAGGGTCTGCAACAGCGGAGCTCCCATGCTCTTGCGCCAGCGGTGGTTCGGCTCCCAGCTTGTGGCGCCGGCGGGTGTACTCAAGTCCACGGAGGAGTTGCCGCCGTTGCCCAAGGGTTGGCACGACTGCCTCTACAATCGGGTCGCCGCCAGCGGGGACCCCAGGCGCTCCATCGTCCCCCTGCTCGAGCGCTGGGTCCAGGAAGGCAGGCCGGTCGACCAGAGTGACCTTCGGGAGATGGTGAAGAAGATGCGCTTCTTTCGTAGAAACTTTCACGCCCTCGAG ATATCTACATGGATGAGCGATAGGAGGTACTTCTGCTTGTCACCTGGTGATGTTGCAGATCGGTTGGACTTGATTAAAAAAGTTCATGGCCTTGAGCAGGCAGAAAGTTTCTTTGGTAACTTACCAAAACAATTAAAAGTTTATCGAGTTCATGGTGCTCTTCTGTCTTGCTATGTACAAGACAAATGTGTGGAGAAGGCAGAGGCTTTCTTCCATCAAATGGAGGAGGCAAACATGCTTGACAGTTTTGCTTTCAATATGTTGATGAAAATGTACAATGACATTGGACAGCTTGCATTAGTGGATAAGATCTTCCAAGAAATGAAAAACAAGGGGTTTGCTCCTGACATTTTCACCTACAACATTCTGATAGAAGCATATGCCACAGGTGCCAATGTGGAAGGGGTAAAAAAGGTTCTTGGAAGTATGAAGCATTCAGAAATTGCAGCCAGTTGTTACACATACGCAATTGCAGCTAAAGGTTATGTGAAATCTGGGTTGATTGACGAGGCTCTAGTTCTTCTCGAGGAATCAAAGAAACTGATGCCTCGGAGAAAGGGCAATGATGCTTATGGGTTTTTGATCTTGATTTATTCTGACATCGGAGATAAATCTGAGATGTACCGAGTGTGGAATATGTACAAGTCATCGGATAAGGTAGCTACCTCAATGTATATGTGCATGATGGGTGCACTTCTAAAGCTGGATGATGTAGAGGGCGCAGAAGCCATCTTGAAGGAGTGGGAATCTGTGACTTCTTTTCATGATTTTAGATTGCCAAATCTTCTACTTGGAGCGTATTGTACAAGAGGTCTTCTGGAGAAGGCGGAACTATTAGTAAACAAAGCCATTGAAAGTGGCCTGGCCCCTTATGCTAGTGCGTGGGATAGGTTAGCTAGTTTGTATTTTGATTGTGGGCAGAATTTGAAAGCAGTGGAGGCGATGAAGAAGGCACTGGCAGAAGGGCAAGCGCCATGGAAGCCAAATCCTGATAGTGTCATGAGAACCTTAGAGTACATGAAAGAGCAAAAGGGTGTCGAAGAAGCAGAAGGGATTGTGAAGTTGTTGAAACGTCATGGTCCCCTGACACAAGAAATCTATAATTGCTTGCTCACTATTTATATGTGGGCAGGGAAATCAACCACTGACCTGCTTGAGAAAATGGCAGAAGATGGATTTCGTGCGGATGAAGACACAATTAAAATACTAGAAGAGAAAAGTGAAAAAATCTTACCTCAAAGaacaaggaaaaagaagaaaaatgtcaAGCAGAAAGCTATCAAAGGTACGGAAACAGATTGCAAGTCTGCAAAGTTAGCAGCTTAA
- the LOC135612825 gene encoding E3 ubiquitin-protein ligase AIRP2-like isoform X1 has product MRKSFRDSLKHLEADIGHANTLASDFPTEYDGACLQMRMSYSPAAHLFLFLVQWTDCSLAGALGLIRIMIYKVHIDGTTTMSTLERTASIKEFYVAIFPSLLQLQKGITNMEDKKQKVVCMERYRRRDEDERKQLSEIDVEREEECGICMEMNNKIILPKCSHAMCIKCYREWNSRSQSCPFCRDSLRDLWVFVNSRDVVDMTMVTREDIRRLIMYIKKLPEVVPETVFNACDSHDR; this is encoded by the exons ATGCGGAAATCGTTCAGGGACTCGTTGAAGCACCTCGAGGCTGACATCGGGCACGCGAACACTTT GGCATCAGATTTTCCCACCGAATATGATGGTGCATGCCTTCAAATGCGAATGTCATATAGTCCAGCTgcacatttgtttctttttcttgttcagtGGACAGATTGCAGCCTTGCTGGGGCTCTTGGACTCATTAGAATTATGATATATAAG GTTCATATTGATGGAACAACAACCATGTCAACTCTTGAAAGAACAGCTAGCATTAAAGAGTTTTATG TTGCTATTTTCCCCTCTTTGCTCCAACTACAGAAAGGGATAACCAACATGGAAGACAAAAAACAAAAGGTGGTATGCATGGAAAGATATAGACGAAGGGATGAGGATGAAAGGAAGCAGCTCTCTGAGATAGATGTTGAAAGAGAGGAAGAATGTGGGATTTGCATGGAGATGAACAACAAAATCATATTGCCCAAGTGCAGCCATGCTATGTGTATAAAATGCTACAGAGAATG GAACTCAAGATCACAGTCATGCCCCTTCTGTCGTGATAGCCTCAGGGATTTATGGGTGTTCGTCAATAGTAGAGATGTCGTTGACATGACAATGGTGACACGTGAAGACATCAGGCGCTTAATCATGTACATAAAGAAGTTGCCCGAAGTTGTTCCAGAGACCGTCTTCAATGCTTGTGATTCTCATGATAGGTGA
- the LOC135612825 gene encoding E3 ubiquitin-protein ligase AIRP2-like isoform X2 produces the protein MRMSYSPAAHLFLFLVQWTDCSLAGALGLIRIMIYKVHIDGTTTMSTLERTASIKEFYVAIFPSLLQLQKGITNMEDKKQKVVCMERYRRRDEDERKQLSEIDVEREEECGICMEMNNKIILPKCSHAMCIKCYREWNSRSQSCPFCRDSLRDLWVFVNSRDVVDMTMVTREDIRRLIMYIKKLPEVVPETVFNACDSHDR, from the exons ATGCGAATGTCATATAGTCCAGCTgcacatttgtttctttttcttgttcagtGGACAGATTGCAGCCTTGCTGGGGCTCTTGGACTCATTAGAATTATGATATATAAG GTTCATATTGATGGAACAACAACCATGTCAACTCTTGAAAGAACAGCTAGCATTAAAGAGTTTTATG TTGCTATTTTCCCCTCTTTGCTCCAACTACAGAAAGGGATAACCAACATGGAAGACAAAAAACAAAAGGTGGTATGCATGGAAAGATATAGACGAAGGGATGAGGATGAAAGGAAGCAGCTCTCTGAGATAGATGTTGAAAGAGAGGAAGAATGTGGGATTTGCATGGAGATGAACAACAAAATCATATTGCCCAAGTGCAGCCATGCTATGTGTATAAAATGCTACAGAGAATG GAACTCAAGATCACAGTCATGCCCCTTCTGTCGTGATAGCCTCAGGGATTTATGGGTGTTCGTCAATAGTAGAGATGTCGTTGACATGACAATGGTGACACGTGAAGACATCAGGCGCTTAATCATGTACATAAAGAAGTTGCCCGAAGTTGTTCCAGAGACCGTCTTCAATGCTTGTGATTCTCATGATAGGTGA